TTCGTAATAAAGTTGTATTCCATTCACGTTAGCATAATGGCCAGCCCTGGGATTATTGCCGTAATCTGTCTTTTCCGGCTGTGCTTTTACTCCGGCGATGAAGAAAAAGAAAACCAAAATCAAGCTCGTTGTTTTGTTCATCATCTTATCTATTTGTGTTTATATTTCCAGGACGCAAGCCAGGATCAGCGGATAAAATTAAACTAATTTCAGGTATTTGATGAGCGTGCAGATATGATTAGGCCTTGAAGGACATGGTGAAAGTGGTTCCCCTGTTGGGTTCGCTTTCAACCTCGATTTTTCCGCCCAGACTGGTAATGTGGTTGTGTACCAGGTATAATCCAATACCTTTACTTTCTTTATGGTCGTGAAATTTCTGACGCAAACCGAAAATTTTGTCTTTCACTTTTTCCATGTCGAATCCCAAACCGTTGTCACTAAATGTCAACAGAGCTCTTCCATCGGCTTTTTCTGAACGAACATGAATGATCGGATGACTATCGGATCTGGCGTATTTAATTGAATTCGTCATCAGATTCAGGAATACACTTTCCATATATGTCCGGTTAAACCGGATGGTATTCAAAGCTGAAAAGTCGGCATGAATAAATGTCCCGGATGTCTCGACTAATGAATGTATCGATTTACGCACTTTGTTCAGTGTTTCGCTCAAATTTACTTCTTCTAAACGGGAATGAGCCTGATGTTTTTCGCTTAAAGCATCGACATAATTATCCAACGATTCTTTCAGGTATTCGCCCGATAATTTTAAGATCTTAACTAATTCAATAGCCTCTTCGTCGGTAAACTTCGAAATATCAAGCATATCGAGTACCGCCAGTACATTGTTAACGGGCGCTCGCAAATCGTGTGAGGTGGTGTAAGTTAGCTGTTTTAAATCGTTGTTGGAGCTGGATAGGTGGGAGAGCAAAGCGCTTCGATCGGCTTCCTGTCTTTTCTTATGAGTAATGTTTTTAGCAATAGCGAAGATTAGTTTTTCACTTTCAATTGGATAGGAAGTCCAGGATAACCATACAATCTCACCACTTTTGGTTTTATACCGGTTTTCAAAATGAAGAAGTGGTTTTGCCCTGGTAAGCTCCTCCCGTGCCTTATCCGTAGCATGCTTATCGGCACAATATACAAAGTCATTAATTGGGCGGGCATACAATTCTTCCATGCTATATCCCAGTAACTTTGAAACGGCTGGATTTATTTTCTTGAAATATCCGTCGTATCCTGCGATGCACAATAAGTCGGGTGACAAATCGAAATAAAGTTCATAATTAAAATTCGTACTGTTCATCTCTGTTGAATGAGTCATAAATCGATCTGCTGTTATTCTACTTCATCCAAGGTATATAGCCAATTTGGGCTTTTCTCCCCGTGTTTATTTTGAACGGAGAAAATGAACAAAAGTTGTTGTAGGGAATGAATTATCAATCAAAGGAGGATAAACTCTTTATTTAATCCCAAACAAAACGCCACGAACCATCGGACTGGCGTTTCCAAACTGTGTGAAAAATTCCCTCGGATGTTTTCGTGTTTCCCAGCGAGTCGGTCACAGTGTATTGATAACTGCCATAGGTGTATCCCAAATCGCCTGATGAGGAAACATCCACAAAATCAGGTTTCCAGGTGAGACTAACTTGTTCTTTAGGTGTTATTTGTCGGGAATAAAAGTCCTGTATTGCCTGTTTCCATTTGATTAATTGCTTATTGCGCAATATGACTGCATTATCGTCCGCATAGGTGAGAAATGCTTTGGGAATACCTTCTTTCCGAGCCATCTCGGCAAATGTCTGCTCAGTTTCCCGAATTTCTTCTTTCCATTGGTTCATTCGCGTTTCTTTTCCTGTTTTACAGGAAGAAAAAAAGAACAATGAAGTCAGGAAGACAACGATTAGTTTCTTCATAAAACCTGAAGTAGATTTAGCTATAGAAGTATCAGTTGTTTATTTCAATACATACGATGCCAGCA
This Prolixibacter sp. NT017 DNA region includes the following protein-coding sequences:
- a CDS encoding PAS domain-containing sensor histidine kinase, which encodes MTHSTEMNSTNFNYELYFDLSPDLLCIAGYDGYFKKINPAVSKLLGYSMEELYARPINDFVYCADKHATDKAREELTRAKPLLHFENRYKTKSGEIVWLSWTSYPIESEKLIFAIAKNITHKKRQEADRSALLSHLSSSNNDLKQLTYTTSHDLRAPVNNVLAVLDMLDISKFTDEEAIELVKILKLSGEYLKESLDNYVDALSEKHQAHSRLEEVNLSETLNKVRKSIHSLVETSGTFIHADFSALNTIRFNRTYMESVFLNLMTNSIKYARSDSHPIIHVRSEKADGRALLTFSDNGLGFDMEKVKDKIFGLRQKFHDHKESKGIGLYLVHNHITSLGGKIEVESEPNRGTTFTMSFKA
- a CDS encoding DUF4440 domain-containing protein, producing the protein MKKLIVVFLTSLFFFSSCKTGKETRMNQWKEEIRETEQTFAEMARKEGIPKAFLTYADDNAVILRNKQLIKWKQAIQDFYSRQITPKEQVSLTWKPDFVDVSSSGDLGYTYGSYQYTVTDSLGNTKTSEGIFHTVWKRQSDGSWRFVWD